From Gammaproteobacteria bacterium, a single genomic window includes:
- a CDS encoding DUF1501 domain-containing protein, producing the protein MKRREFIKNATCIAVGSALIPQFLAGCTTDEVKRYLRGYKRLVVLHLGGGNDGLNTIVPFRNDIYYKLRPQLAIPPEKVLKLNDELGAHPAIEGLKKLYDRGYLAIFNNVGYPDIKGYPSIELSHFKASDIWSSGLTPDKDRTPQHGWLGKYLDLVAAKSEDAFLGVEASTSFELSLKGEKIQGININSLETINRLSDYRGYLVHSHEHEHPIASYIREVSMHAVFSTDVLNDYFKEYSFSYPDSELAGQFRKVAALIKGGAPARCFFLKHATYDSHQAQVGSHEKLLKEMADAVHAFATDLETSGLFDDTLILIYSEFGRRVAENRNLGTDHGRGNNLFVISGSLKKQGILNELPDLETLAYRNDVAVHLDFRRIYATILERWLEVPAEKVLGERFPLLDFV; encoded by the coding sequence ATGAAAAGAAGAGAATTTATAAAAAATGCTACTTGCATTGCCGTGGGATCAGCCTTGATCCCGCAATTTCTGGCGGGTTGCACCACTGATGAGGTCAAGAGATACCTTCGGGGATACAAGCGTTTGGTTGTGCTCCATTTGGGCGGTGGAAACGATGGGTTGAATACCATCGTGCCTTTTCGAAATGATATTTATTACAAATTGCGTCCCCAGTTGGCAATTCCGCCAGAGAAGGTATTGAAACTGAATGATGAGCTTGGGGCGCATCCTGCCATTGAGGGCTTGAAAAAGCTTTATGATCGGGGGTATCTTGCCATTTTTAACAACGTAGGCTATCCGGATATAAAGGGATATCCCAGCATTGAACTCTCGCACTTCAAAGCTTCTGATATCTGGAGTTCAGGCTTGACACCTGATAAGGACAGGACACCTCAGCATGGTTGGTTGGGAAAGTATCTTGACCTTGTTGCAGCGAAAAGTGAAGATGCCTTCCTTGGCGTGGAGGCTTCCACCAGTTTTGAACTGTCACTGAAAGGAGAAAAAATTCAGGGAATTAACATCAATTCACTGGAAACAATCAACCGTCTAAGTGACTATAGAGGTTATCTGGTTCATTCCCACGAGCATGAACATCCCATTGCGTCCTATATTCGGGAAGTCTCCATGCATGCAGTATTTTCTACGGATGTTTTGAATGACTATTTCAAGGAGTATTCCTTTTCATATCCGGATAGTGAGTTGGCTGGACAATTCCGAAAAGTGGCTGCTTTGATCAAAGGCGGGGCACCTGCGAGGTGTTTCTTTTTGAAGCATGCCACTTATGACTCTCATCAGGCGCAAGTGGGAAGCCACGAAAAGTTGCTTAAAGAGATGGCAGATGCTGTCCATGCTTTTGCCACAGATCTGGAAACGAGTGGATTGTTTGACGATACCCTGATTTTGATCTATTCGGAATTTGGTAGGCGCGTTGCAGAGAATAGAAACCTGGGTACGGATCATGGCCGGGGCAATAACTTGTTTGTCATTTCCGGATCCCTCAAAAAACAGGGCATCCTTAACGAACTCCCCGACCTCGAGACGCTTGCGTACCGCAACGACGTGGCCGTCCATCTCGACTTCCGGCGCATCTATGCGACCATCCTCGAGCGCTGGCTCGAAGTGCCGGCCGAAAAAGTGCTGGGCGAGCGCTTCCCGCTGCTCGATTTCGTGTGA
- a CDS encoding DUF1800 domain-containing protein, protein MTLRELVHLFNRASFGLSLDDLVPLQNKSRKEVVDLLFKEARESTYYPIRIQQGEIVNPVNGFVLKKYEDRTLNDGPWVTALVTAWLYEMVRTGSIREKVALFWHHHMPINGQTTVLSGLYLECLRKYGLTNFRELLLAVAKTPAMMRFLDNHHSHKDAPNENWPRELLELFTLGVGNYTQKDVYEAARAFTGWRYDHDINVWTFDPEAHDDGVKEFLGYKGNFSGEQIIDIILEQRQCARHLAAKIYQFFVHNEEKNHDHVEELATVLYENDYDLEKVFRHLFLSDWFYSNQVIGQNVKTPVELLVGFQRQSGLRAIGVKTNTWFIERMGEVPFHAPNVGGWPVGKDWFDTNTIVWRRLMPVVLMDIANREYERGSFTYKLVSRVDKPQLKELRYVMDSIFDFERLVRKMETTGSDWRVFFMGQYPENFPEALDEQSLKLAVSSAWYQMA, encoded by the coding sequence ATGACCCTGCGAGAGTTGGTACATCTTTTCAATCGCGCGTCTTTTGGACTCAGTCTCGATGATCTGGTTCCTCTTCAGAACAAATCTCGGAAAGAGGTAGTAGATCTTCTTTTCAAAGAAGCAAGAGAGTCAACATATTACCCTATTCGCATTCAACAGGGCGAAATAGTCAATCCCGTCAATGGGTTTGTGCTGAAAAAGTATGAGGATCGGACGCTAAACGATGGTCCCTGGGTTACGGCACTTGTGACAGCCTGGCTTTATGAAATGGTAAGGACAGGTTCCATACGGGAAAAAGTTGCTCTTTTCTGGCACCATCACATGCCGATCAATGGGCAGACAACGGTTTTGTCGGGGCTTTATCTCGAGTGTCTGCGAAAGTATGGCTTGACCAACTTCAGGGAGCTCTTGCTTGCTGTAGCCAAGACCCCTGCAATGATGCGTTTTCTCGATAACCACCATTCTCACAAGGATGCCCCGAATGAAAATTGGCCACGAGAACTACTGGAACTGTTTACACTTGGTGTAGGAAACTACACTCAGAAAGACGTCTATGAGGCTGCAAGAGCATTTACAGGTTGGCGTTACGATCATGATATCAATGTTTGGACTTTCGATCCTGAAGCCCATGATGATGGGGTCAAGGAGTTTCTTGGGTACAAAGGCAATTTTTCTGGCGAACAGATAATTGACATTATTTTGGAGCAAAGGCAGTGTGCCCGTCACCTTGCCGCCAAAATTTATCAGTTCTTTGTACACAACGAAGAGAAAAATCACGATCATGTCGAGGAACTGGCTACGGTGCTGTACGAAAATGACTATGACTTGGAGAAAGTCTTTCGCCATTTGTTCCTTTCGGATTGGTTCTATTCAAATCAAGTGATTGGGCAGAACGTCAAAACGCCGGTAGAGTTGCTTGTGGGCTTTCAAAGGCAGAGCGGGTTGCGCGCCATAGGGGTGAAAACAAATACCTGGTTTATTGAACGAATGGGTGAAGTGCCTTTTCATGCCCCAAATGTGGGTGGGTGGCCAGTTGGGAAAGATTGGTTTGATACCAATACAATCGTGTGGCGCCGCTTGATGCCTGTAGTGCTCATGGATATAGCGAATCGTGAGTATGAACGCGGTTCGTTTACGTACAAGCTGGTTTCCAGGGTAGATAAGCCCCAGCTGAAGGAGCTGAGGTATGTCATGGATAGTATCTTTGACTTTGAGCGCCTGGTTCGAAAAATGGAAACTACCGGGAGTGATTGGAGGGTGTTTTTTATGGGGCAGTATCCAGAAAACTTTCCAGAAGCTCTCGATGAGCAATCCCTGAAACTTGCTGTTTCCTCTGCCTGGTACCAAATGGCCTGA
- a CDS encoding NAD-dependent epimerase, giving the protein ALGKEAKKEMLPIQPGDVPATYADVTDLVEDLGYQPATPVEEGVRRFVEWYKEYFVEVG; this is encoded by the coding sequence GGCCCTCGGCAAGGAAGCCAAAAAGGAAATGCTGCCCATACAGCCCGGCGACGTGCCCGCCACCTACGCCGACGTCACCGACCTGGTCGAAGACCTGGGCTATCAGCCCGCTACGCCCGTAGAGGAAGGGGTGCGGCGGTTCGTGGAGTGGTACAAGGAGTATTTTGTGGAAGTAGGGTGA